A single Crateriforma conspicua DNA region contains:
- a CDS encoding DUF1501 domain-containing protein, which produces MFDRRQLLKRCGAGFGALALSDLLGRESFAAGQVVPQFAPKAKRVIHLFMNGGPSHVDTFDPKPALTKFHGKTAPTGNLKTERPTGHVMQSPYAFKSYGESGLQVSELFEKTAAHIDDICVIRSMHADVPNHEPSLMLMNTGESRLVRPSMGSWLTYGLGSDNENLPSFIAMCPGGYPIKESQNWQNAFLPGKYQGTYVDSSHRRVDRLIENIRCESVAPADQRQQLDLLRQLNLAHAAQRDHDPRLESRIESFELAYRMQSEAADAFDVSRETQATLDQYGPGDFARQTLIARRLVERGVRFVQLYTGAGQPWDNHDDLEPRHRDLAKKVDQPIAALLADLKRSGLLDETLVLWGGEFGRTPVVEMPKKGSNQGKMNGRDHNHWGFTVWMAGGGVRGGQAIGSTDEIGFQAVENRVHVHDLHATILRLMGYDHEQLTYRYAGRDFRLTDVHGKIVDQVIA; this is translated from the coding sequence GTGTTCGATCGACGTCAGCTGTTGAAACGCTGTGGTGCCGGTTTTGGCGCATTGGCGTTATCCGATTTGTTGGGACGCGAATCCTTTGCCGCCGGACAGGTCGTCCCGCAATTCGCCCCCAAGGCCAAGCGGGTCATTCACCTGTTCATGAACGGCGGCCCCAGCCACGTCGACACGTTCGATCCCAAACCGGCACTTACGAAGTTTCATGGCAAGACGGCACCCACCGGCAACCTGAAAACCGAACGCCCGACCGGCCATGTGATGCAGTCCCCGTATGCCTTCAAGTCTTATGGCGAATCGGGACTGCAAGTTAGCGAGCTGTTTGAAAAAACGGCCGCCCACATCGATGACATTTGTGTCATACGATCGATGCACGCCGACGTTCCCAATCATGAACCGTCGCTGATGCTGATGAACACCGGCGAATCGCGGCTGGTGCGTCCCAGCATGGGTTCATGGTTGACGTATGGTCTGGGAAGTGACAACGAGAACCTGCCGTCTTTCATCGCGATGTGTCCCGGCGGATACCCGATCAAAGAATCCCAAAATTGGCAGAACGCATTCCTGCCGGGCAAGTACCAAGGCACGTATGTCGACAGCAGCCACCGCCGCGTCGACCGGTTGATCGAAAACATCCGCTGCGAATCCGTCGCGCCGGCCGACCAACGTCAGCAGTTGGATCTACTGCGCCAGTTGAACTTGGCCCACGCAGCACAACGTGATCACGACCCACGATTGGAATCTCGTATCGAATCGTTTGAACTGGCGTACCGAATGCAAAGCGAGGCGGCCGATGCCTTTGACGTCTCCAGAGAAACCCAAGCCACCCTGGATCAATACGGCCCCGGCGACTTCGCCCGACAAACGTTGATCGCCCGTCGCTTGGTCGAACGCGGCGTCCGCTTTGTCCAGCTTTACACCGGTGCCGGTCAGCCTTGGGACAACCACGACGACTTGGAACCACGTCACCGTGACTTAGCCAAGAAAGTCGACCAGCCGATCGCCGCATTGTTGGCCGATTTGAAACGTTCCGGCTTGCTGGACGAAACCCTGGTGCTGTGGGGCGGCGAATTCGGACGCACCCCGGTCGTGGAAATGCCCAAGAAGGGCAGCAACCAGGGCAAAATGAACGGACGCGATCACAATCACTGGGGCTTCACCGTCTGGATGGCCGGCGGAGGCGTTCGGGGCGGCCAGGCCATCGGCAGCACCGACGAAATTGGGTTCCAGGCCGTCGAAAACCGTGTGCATGTGCACGATTTGCACGCCACGATTCTGCGTTTGATGGGATACGACCACGAACAATTGACGTACCGATACGCCGGTCGCGACTTTCGTTTGACCGATGTTCACGGCAAAATTGTGGACCAAGTGATCGCCTGA
- the trpD gene encoding anthranilate phosphoribosyltransferase yields MTTFDDAIRQASASEDLSADQTSNLIDAMLRGDADSQSVADLLMALRKKGESVSELVGAARAMRRHMTPIPHRHPILLDTCGTGGSGSGTFNISTAVAILAAACGVPVAKHGNRKATSHSGSADVLEELGVKIESDAESVAKCLDEIDICFCFAAKLHPAMKHVVSVRRSLGVPTLFNLLGPLCNPAGATHQLLGTSRPLAQQKIAAALAQLGTQRAFVIHAEDGQDEVSLEGVTHVVDVRDHSSEPLQWTAASFGFPPCGVEALAAKDPAESARIIRAIFEGQPGPRRDTVVAGAAAALVLVGRMTDVREAAETAAAAIDDGGAMKKLQQLIDIGQGG; encoded by the coding sequence ATGACGACGTTTGATGACGCGATCCGCCAGGCTTCGGCCAGCGAAGACCTGTCCGCCGACCAAACCAGCAATCTGATCGATGCGATGTTGCGGGGGGATGCAGATTCACAATCGGTCGCTGATTTGTTGATGGCCCTTCGCAAAAAGGGCGAATCCGTCAGCGAATTGGTCGGCGCCGCTCGGGCGATGCGTCGCCACATGACACCGATCCCGCACCGACATCCGATCCTGTTGGACACTTGCGGGACCGGCGGCAGCGGCAGCGGCACCTTCAACATCAGCACCGCCGTGGCAATTCTTGCCGCCGCGTGTGGCGTCCCGGTTGCCAAGCATGGCAATCGCAAGGCGACCAGCCACAGCGGATCAGCCGACGTCTTGGAAGAACTGGGCGTCAAAATTGAAAGCGATGCCGAATCAGTTGCAAAGTGTTTGGACGAAATCGACATCTGTTTTTGTTTCGCCGCCAAACTGCATCCGGCGATGAAGCATGTCGTATCGGTGCGTCGCAGTTTGGGGGTTCCCACGTTGTTCAATCTGTTGGGCCCGCTGTGCAATCCGGCGGGCGCGACGCACCAGTTGTTGGGCACGTCGAGGCCGCTTGCCCAACAGAAGATCGCCGCGGCCCTTGCCCAGCTGGGAACCCAGCGAGCGTTTGTGATCCATGCCGAGGACGGCCAAGACGAGGTGTCGTTGGAAGGCGTCACGCACGTCGTGGATGTGAGAGATCATTCGAGCGAGCCGCTTCAGTGGACCGCTGCGTCGTTCGGCTTCCCGCCTTGTGGTGTTGAAGCCTTGGCGGCCAAAGATCCGGCCGAAAGTGCGCGAATCATCCGAGCGATCTTCGAAGGCCAACCGGGACCGCGTCGGGATACCGTGGTTGCCGGCGCCGCGGCGGCTTTGGTGTTGGTCGGTCGCATGACCGATGTTCGCGAAGCGGCCGAAACAGCGGCTGCGGCGATCGATGACGGTGGTGCAATGAAGAAACTGCAGCAACTGATCGATATCGGTCAAGGCGGCTGA
- a CDS encoding sodium-translocating pyrophosphatase has protein sequence MIVAVIWTSGVIASLVALAWAWKFYRQMMAADEGNDQMRSIAQSVRDGAAAYLNQQNKVVTIVFLLVTILLVWLSFGLRVQSGFVPVAFLTGGLFSGLCGWFGMKTATQASSRTAAAAQRSLNEGLQVAFRSGAVMGLCVVGMGLLYICLWLGILYWLVPWIGGADQAFSLSTLSVTMLSFGMGASAQALFARVGGGIFTKAADVGADLVGKVEQSLKEDSPRNPATIADNVGDNVGDVAGMGADLYESYCGSILAAAALGVAAFTSSRTVPDGMSTEEAQVRALMLPIAIAAAGILLSIVGIYAVRTDGDTSQKSLLRALDRGINRSTLLIIAASLVLSWFLVPWAPGGVWLGVIPGVSISIIVGLAAGWLIGKWTEYSTSDEYRPTQRLAEQAETGPATIIIGGVADGMQSVWFPVVVICFAMFAAFGVANGFEFDDDRTFPLGLYGVGIAAVGMLSSLGITLATDAYGPIADNAGGNAEMSGLDPMVRDRTDALDSLGNTTAATGKGFAIGSAALTALALFAASVEAVREGMDRWGREVTSNATDDGFYKLSNKLVVEKVGTESTTYLVMPKPNTDPSADWLSVPGGAAMEAGQVIRQSAADVIDAPPTESGALVLAASAGNPMVSTADASLRDFLTFFDANIINPRVLMGIFLGAMSTFLFCALTMKSVGRAARQMMLEVRRQFTENPGILDGSATPDYQTPIQISTKAAQREMVVPSLLGLLLPIIVGLLLDVAGVLGLLAGCLTSGFCLAVFMANSGGSWDNAKKYIEAGHHGGKGQEPHKAAVVGDTVGDPFKDTSGPSLNILIKLMSMVSVVAAGLIVRYAL, from the coding sequence ATGATCGTGGCGGTGATTTGGACCTCGGGTGTGATCGCATCATTGGTTGCCTTGGCTTGGGCGTGGAAGTTTTATCGCCAAATGATGGCGGCCGACGAAGGCAACGATCAAATGCGATCGATCGCCCAAAGTGTCCGTGACGGCGCGGCGGCGTATCTGAACCAGCAGAACAAAGTGGTCACGATCGTCTTTTTGCTGGTCACGATCTTGTTGGTGTGGCTGTCCTTTGGGCTTCGCGTCCAAAGCGGCTTTGTCCCCGTGGCGTTTCTGACCGGCGGATTGTTCAGCGGTCTGTGCGGTTGGTTCGGCATGAAAACCGCCACGCAGGCCAGCAGTCGGACGGCCGCCGCAGCCCAGCGCTCGTTGAACGAAGGTCTGCAAGTGGCCTTCCGCAGCGGCGCGGTGATGGGCCTGTGCGTGGTCGGTATGGGATTGTTGTACATCTGTCTTTGGCTGGGCATTTTGTACTGGTTGGTCCCATGGATCGGCGGCGCCGACCAAGCGTTCAGCCTGTCGACGTTGTCGGTAACGATGCTTTCCTTCGGGATGGGGGCCAGCGCCCAAGCTTTGTTCGCACGGGTCGGCGGTGGGATCTTCACCAAAGCGGCCGACGTCGGTGCGGACTTGGTGGGCAAGGTGGAACAAAGCTTGAAAGAAGATTCGCCTCGCAATCCCGCCACGATCGCCGATAACGTCGGTGACAACGTCGGGGACGTGGCCGGCATGGGCGCGGATCTGTATGAGTCCTATTGCGGATCGATTCTTGCCGCCGCCGCGTTGGGTGTTGCCGCGTTCACATCATCGCGAACCGTTCCCGACGGGATGTCGACCGAAGAAGCCCAAGTCCGGGCATTGATGTTGCCGATCGCCATCGCGGCCGCGGGCATCTTGCTTTCGATCGTCGGCATTTATGCAGTACGCACCGATGGCGACACGTCGCAAAAATCATTGCTGCGCGCGTTGGATCGTGGCATCAACCGATCCACGCTATTGATCATCGCCGCGTCGCTGGTGCTTTCTTGGTTCTTGGTGCCGTGGGCGCCCGGCGGCGTTTGGCTGGGAGTGATCCCCGGCGTTTCGATCAGCATCATCGTCGGATTGGCCGCAGGTTGGCTGATCGGTAAGTGGACGGAATACTCCACCAGCGATGAATACCGGCCAACGCAACGATTGGCCGAACAAGCCGAAACGGGGCCCGCGACCATCATCATCGGCGGCGTCGCCGACGGCATGCAAAGCGTCTGGTTTCCCGTGGTCGTGATCTGCTTTGCGATGTTTGCCGCCTTTGGCGTGGCCAACGGATTCGAATTCGACGACGACCGCACCTTTCCGCTGGGCTTGTACGGCGTGGGAATCGCCGCGGTGGGCATGCTCAGTTCACTGGGCATCACGCTGGCGACGGACGCCTATGGCCCGATCGCCGACAACGCGGGTGGCAATGCCGAGATGTCGGGACTGGATCCGATGGTCCGCGACCGCACCGATGCCCTGGACAGTCTGGGCAACACGACCGCGGCGACCGGAAAGGGATTCGCGATCGGGTCGGCCGCACTGACCGCGTTGGCTTTGTTTGCCGCGTCGGTCGAAGCGGTTCGCGAAGGCATGGATCGCTGGGGGCGTGAGGTGACGTCGAATGCCACCGACGATGGTTTTTACAAGCTGTCGAACAAACTAGTGGTCGAAAAGGTCGGCACCGAATCGACGACGTATCTGGTCATGCCGAAACCCAATACGGATCCATCGGCAGACTGGCTTAGCGTTCCCGGCGGTGCGGCGATGGAAGCCGGTCAAGTCATTCGCCAAAGCGCGGCCGACGTGATTGATGCACCACCGACGGAATCGGGTGCATTGGTTTTGGCCGCATCGGCGGGCAACCCCATGGTGTCCACCGCCGATGCGTCACTGCGAGATTTCCTAACGTTCTTTGATGCCAACATCATCAACCCACGGGTGCTGATGGGCATTTTCCTGGGGGCGATGAGCACGTTTCTGTTTTGCGCTTTGACGATGAAATCCGTCGGACGCGCGGCGCGACAAATGATGTTGGAAGTCCGCCGACAATTCACCGAAAACCCGGGGATTCTGGATGGTTCGGCAACACCGGACTATCAAACGCCGATCCAAATCAGCACCAAAGCCGCGCAGCGTGAAATGGTCGTCCCAAGTCTGTTGGGTCTGCTGTTGCCGATCATCGTCGGCTTGTTGCTGGACGTCGCCGGTGTGTTGGGATTGCTGGCCGGGTGCCTGACCAGCGGATTCTGCTTGGCCGTGTTCATGGCCAACAGTGGCGGCAGTTGGGACAACGCCAAGAAGTACATCGAAGCCGGCCACCATGGCGGCAAAGGTCAGGAACCTCACAAAGCCGCTGTCGTCGGGGACACGGTCGGTGATCCGTTCAAAGACACCAGCGGCCCCAGTTTGAACATCTTGATCAAGCTGATGAGTATGGTCAGCGTCGTCGCCGCCGGACTGATCGTCCGCTATGCGTTGTGA
- a CDS encoding DNA-3-methyladenine glycosylase I — protein sequence MTKQTNDDGLITDDTATPRCWWCGDDPDYVHYHDDEWGMPVDDDRRLFEKIVLEGFQSGLSWLTILRKRDNFRRAFADFDFHRVAAFDDADVQRLVGDAGIVRHRGKIRSAINNARQAVAAVDHHGSLAKWFWSFEPERSATIRRRDEVPAITDESKAMAKTLKKAGWTFVGPTTCYAFMQSMGMVNDHIIGCRTYRKVESARKKFKRP from the coding sequence ATGACGAAACAAACCAACGACGACGGACTGATCACCGACGACACCGCGACACCGCGGTGTTGGTGGTGCGGCGATGATCCGGACTATGTTCACTATCACGACGACGAATGGGGCATGCCGGTGGACGACGATCGCCGGCTGTTCGAAAAGATCGTGCTGGAAGGTTTTCAGTCGGGGCTGTCATGGCTGACGATCCTGCGGAAACGCGACAACTTTCGCCGCGCGTTTGCGGATTTCGATTTCCATCGCGTTGCCGCTTTCGACGATGCCGATGTGCAGCGTCTGGTCGGCGATGCCGGCATCGTTCGGCACCGCGGCAAGATCCGATCGGCCATCAACAATGCTCGGCAAGCCGTGGCGGCCGTTGACCATCACGGTTCGCTTGCCAAGTGGTTCTGGTCCTTTGAACCGGAGCGGTCCGCCACTATCCGACGACGCGACGAAGTTCCGGCGATCACCGACGAATCCAAAGCCATGGCGAAAACGCTGAAGAAAGCCGGGTGGACATTCGTCGGTCCGACCACCTGTTACGCATTCATGCAGTCGATGGGCATGGTGAACGATCACATCATCGGTTGTCGAACGTACCGTAAAGTCGAATCGGCGCGAAAGAAGTTCAAACGACCTTGA
- a CDS encoding sulfatase family protein, with product MHSTFHAAVSLVVCAAAIVTNLFVAIDGHADQRPHIVMCFADDWGAYASACAKLSPGGPSDVIHTPNFDRIAAEGVLFTNAYVSAPSCTPCRSSLLSGQHFWRCDRAAILQGAIWDGSIPSYPLMLEADGYRIGHTYKVWSPGTPKDEPHGGARTAFNSAGRRFNGFSQNAMKNPDRQAGKAALLREVRANVRSFLDANDDGRLDGDEPICYWFGPTNTHRKWIAGSGKELWGIDPDELKGKLPWFLPDVPVIRQDVADYLGEAMAFDASLAVVMDELRRVGIADDTLLVVSGDHGIPGVSRGKCNLYDLGTHVPLAIRWPKGIDHPGRVVSDFVSLPDLAVTFLDAAGVSPTENMTANSLSNILRSDQDGRIESQRDAVFTGRERHVAAAREGFLPYPQRAIRTDRYLYIINFEPDRTPMGDGPMVAGSDAEIPDEEKLRENTFAAYPDMDASPTKAFIVTHHDQYPDAFQAAVGTRPKFELYDVVADPHGKTNLADAPSMKAQRDALHQRLMDELIATEDPRVSQDVIFERSPWTDPNK from the coding sequence ATGCATTCCACCTTTCATGCCGCCGTTTCCTTGGTCGTCTGCGCCGCAGCGATCGTCACGAACCTGTTCGTCGCCATTGATGGTCATGCCGACCAACGGCCACACATTGTCATGTGTTTCGCCGACGACTGGGGCGCGTACGCCAGTGCCTGTGCAAAGTTGTCACCGGGTGGTCCCAGCGATGTGATCCACACCCCCAATTTCGACAGGATTGCCGCCGAGGGCGTGCTGTTCACCAATGCTTACGTCAGCGCACCATCCTGCACACCATGCCGGAGTTCGCTGTTGTCGGGCCAGCATTTTTGGCGGTGCGATCGCGCGGCGATTCTTCAGGGTGCCATCTGGGACGGTTCGATTCCCAGCTATCCGCTGATGCTGGAAGCCGACGGCTATCGGATCGGTCACACGTACAAGGTGTGGTCGCCTGGGACGCCCAAAGACGAACCGCACGGTGGCGCGCGAACCGCATTCAATTCCGCCGGAAGACGCTTCAACGGCTTTTCACAAAACGCGATGAAGAATCCGGATCGCCAGGCGGGCAAGGCGGCATTGTTGCGTGAAGTCCGGGCGAACGTACGATCGTTCTTGGACGCCAACGATGACGGTCGCTTGGATGGCGATGAACCGATCTGTTACTGGTTCGGACCGACCAACACGCACCGCAAATGGATCGCCGGCAGTGGCAAAGAACTGTGGGGCATCGACCCGGATGAACTGAAAGGCAAATTGCCTTGGTTCTTGCCCGATGTCCCCGTCATCCGCCAAGACGTCGCCGATTACCTGGGCGAAGCGATGGCGTTTGACGCATCATTGGCCGTGGTGATGGATGAACTTCGTCGTGTCGGTATCGCCGACGACACCTTGCTGGTCGTCAGCGGTGACCACGGCATTCCCGGCGTGTCACGAGGCAAGTGCAACCTGTACGACTTGGGGACTCATGTCCCGTTGGCCATCCGCTGGCCCAAGGGCATCGACCATCCGGGGCGAGTCGTCAGCGATTTTGTCAGCTTGCCCGACTTGGCCGTCACGTTTCTGGATGCCGCCGGCGTGTCCCCAACGGAAAACATGACCGCCAACTCATTGAGCAACATTCTTCGCAGCGACCAAGACGGACGTATCGAATCGCAACGTGACGCCGTCTTTACCGGACGGGAACGACACGTCGCGGCGGCGAGGGAAGGCTTCCTGCCGTATCCCCAACGAGCGATCCGCACCGACCGATACCTTTACATCATCAATTTCGAACCGGACCGGACCCCGATGGGTGATGGCCCGATGGTGGCCGGATCGGATGCCGAGATTCCCGACGAAGAGAAGTTACGAGAGAACACGTTCGCGGCTTACCCCGACATGGACGCCAGTCCGACCAAAGCGTTCATTGTGACGCATCACGATCAGTATCCGGACGCCTTTCAAGCCGCCGTCGGCACACGCCCCAAGTTCGAACTTTATGACGTTGTTGCGGATCCGCACGGCAAGACGAATTTGGCGGATGCCCCGAGCATGAAAGCCCAGCGTGACGCACTGCATCAGCGTCTGATGGACGAATTGATCGCCACCGAAGATCCACGCGTGTCGCAAGATGTCATTTTTGAACGATCCCCGTGGACCGATCCCAATAAATAG
- a CDS encoding YceH family protein: MTDSSDDAKSVPTPLSAEARRVLGVLIEKAKTTPDSYPMTLAAIVTACNQKSNRNPQMSMDEDDVLLALDHLREAGAAREIQGSGRVNKYRHAAYEWLDLDNPTSAVLTELLLRGPQTLGELRTRASRMYALDDLTAAQTAVDLLIAKGLVEPLTPPGRGQTFAHKLYPPQERQYLEAKMEKRANASATPADTKPAAPDQSVVEKILSRLDNLEAKLDAIEDRLGKLES; the protein is encoded by the coding sequence ATGACCGATTCCTCCGACGATGCCAAGTCTGTCCCGACACCACTGTCAGCCGAAGCCCGTCGCGTGCTGGGGGTCTTGATCGAAAAAGCCAAGACCACCCCGGACAGCTACCCCATGACGCTGGCCGCCATCGTGACCGCGTGCAATCAAAAGTCCAATCGCAACCCGCAGATGTCGATGGACGAAGACGACGTGCTGTTGGCTTTGGATCACTTGCGTGAAGCCGGCGCGGCACGCGAAATCCAGGGCAGCGGACGTGTCAATAAGTATCGCCATGCCGCCTATGAATGGCTGGATCTGGACAACCCGACGTCGGCCGTGCTGACGGAGTTGCTGTTGCGCGGCCCGCAAACGCTTGGCGAATTGCGGACCCGGGCGTCGCGGATGTATGCATTGGATGATTTGACGGCCGCGCAGACGGCGGTCGACTTGTTGATCGCCAAGGGACTGGTCGAACCATTGACGCCGCCCGGTCGTGGGCAGACGTTTGCTCACAAACTGTACCCGCCGCAAGAACGGCAGTACTTGGAAGCCAAGATGGAGAAGCGTGCCAACGCTTCCGCGACGCCCGCCGATACCAAGCCCGCCGCGCCCGACCAAAGCGTCGTTGAGAAGATTCTTTCCAGGCTGGACAACTTGGAAGCCAAGTTGGATGCCATCGAAGATCGCCTGGGCAAGTTGGAATCTTAA
- a CDS encoding IS3 family transposase (programmed frameshift) produces MKQARKRRKPEQIVKAIAAGEAMLAAGKSLAEVYQKLGIVESTWMRWKKQYGGMKSDEARRLRELEIENQKLKELLAEAELDKRMLKVIAGGKLLSPTRRREAACKLQSCFGVSERRACRTLGQSRSSQRYRPNAKEDEPRLVARILELVSEFPRYGYRRITRLLRQEGWRVNFKRIHRLWKQQGLKVPVKKAKKRRLGNSEGGVIRRSAEYPNHVWSVDFIFDRTEDGRSLKILSLIDEFTRECIALEVGRKFTGDDLVALLSDLFVSRGIPSFIRSDNGPEFISKAVRSFLDFIEVGTSYIEPGSPWQNGYVESFHSRLRDECLSCELFSSLSEAQSIIESWRQTYNHRRPHSGIGGMAPAEFASQWAASASFAALPSRKQPTVESFNQPVLS; encoded by the exons ATGAAACAAGCACGAAAGCGACGTAAGCCCGAACAGATCGTCAAGGCGATCGCCGCGGGTGAAGCCATGTTGGCCGCCGGCAAGAGCCTGGCGGAGGTGTACCAGAAGCTTGGGATTGTTGAATCGACCTGGATGCGATGGAAGAAGCAGTACGGCGGCATGAAGTCCGATGAGGCTCGACGGCTTCGCGAACTCGAAATCGAGAACCAGAAGCTCAAAGAACTGCTGGCCGAAGCAGAACTCGATAAGCGAATGCTCAAGGTGATCGCCG GAGGGAAACTTCTAAGCCCGACGCGTCGCCGTGAAGCAGCCTGCAAGTTGCAGAGTTGCTTCGGCGTCTCGGAGCGTCGGGCTTGCAGGACGCTCGGCCAATCGCGAAGTAGCCAACGATACCGGCCAAACGCAAAAGAAGACGAACCACGTCTGGTTGCTCGAATACTGGAACTCGTCAGCGAGTTTCCTCGCTATGGCTATCGACGCATCACTCGTCTTCTGCGGCAGGAAGGCTGGCGTGTGAACTTCAAACGAATCCACCGACTCTGGAAACAACAAGGTCTCAAGGTGCCGGTCAAAAAGGCGAAAAAGCGACGATTGGGTAACTCCGAAGGCGGCGTCATTCGTCGATCGGCCGAGTACCCCAATCACGTTTGGTCGGTCGACTTCATCTTTGATCGAACCGAAGACGGTCGCTCGTTGAAGATCCTCTCTCTGATCGACGAGTTCACTCGTGAGTGCATTGCACTGGAAGTGGGTCGAAAGTTCACCGGCGACGATTTGGTGGCGCTGTTGAGCGACTTATTCGTCAGCCGCGGCATCCCGTCGTTCATCCGCAGCGACAATGGCCCGGAGTTCATCAGCAAGGCGGTCCGCTCCTTTCTGGACTTCATTGAGGTGGGGACTTCCTACATCGAACCGGGCAGTCCCTGGCAGAACGGCTACGTCGAAAGCTTCCACAGCAGGCTTCGCGATGAGTGTTTATCGTGCGAGCTGTTCAGCAGCTTGTCCGAGGCACAGTCGATCATTGAGTCATGGCGTCAAACGTACAACCATCGACGTCCGCACAGCGGCATCGGTGGAATGGCCCCAGCGGAGTTTGCTTCACAGTGGGCTGCTTCCGCTTCGTTCGCTGCGCTCCCTTCGCGGAAGCAGCCCACTGTGGAATCGTTTAACCAACCCGTACTCTCATAA
- a CDS encoding sodium:calcium antiporter, whose product MGIVIPLLVILLTCLVIWRACDGFEIASEYLGRNLSEGVRGGTINAISSSIPELLTTFIALFFLKDEEGFAIGLGTTAGSALFNGMIIPAACIFSVIGATIAGRKVTSIDVHSKVILRDGLALLICEVAVLILLTRPTLDWWQGGILILMYLVYLAYMLLSMRRNPSGNVTATDADEAEGDDDEQPAGWIGKVFYWISGGPLLDLERAFIREKHTQRIHSETWNAWPMLLTSVAVIGVACYVLVMACHWLGSGPANADNPGYSLLGFQFQGLGMASVFVAVIFASMATSVPDTVMSIRDARDGDYDDAVANALGSNVFDIGFALGLPLFAYTLAFGPIQMPPEIAQPTSQILSLLLILTTAAFLVYFIGPRTTADDGARLIRMGRPKATWLLALYATFVLYVVGSVSEWAWTETISSWLTYK is encoded by the coding sequence ATGGGCATTGTCATTCCGCTGTTGGTGATTCTGTTGACCTGTCTGGTCATCTGGCGTGCCTGCGACGGGTTCGAAATCGCGTCGGAATACTTGGGACGCAACCTTTCCGAAGGCGTCCGCGGCGGCACCATCAATGCGATCAGCAGTTCCATTCCTGAATTGCTGACCACGTTCATCGCCTTGTTCTTCCTGAAAGACGAAGAAGGCTTTGCGATCGGGCTGGGAACCACCGCCGGCAGCGCCCTGTTCAACGGCATGATCATTCCCGCGGCGTGCATTTTTTCGGTCATCGGTGCCACGATCGCCGGTCGAAAAGTCACTTCCATCGATGTTCACAGCAAAGTGATCCTGCGTGACGGATTGGCATTGTTGATCTGCGAAGTCGCGGTTCTGATCCTGTTGACGCGCCCCACACTGGATTGGTGGCAAGGCGGCATTCTGATCCTGATGTACCTGGTTTACCTGGCGTACATGCTGTTATCGATGCGTCGCAATCCAAGCGGAAACGTCACGGCAACCGACGCGGACGAAGCTGAGGGTGATGACGACGAACAACCCGCCGGATGGATCGGTAAAGTCTTCTACTGGATTTCCGGCGGACCGCTATTGGATCTGGAACGCGCGTTCATTCGCGAAAAGCACACCCAGCGGATCCACAGCGAAACCTGGAACGCTTGGCCGATGTTATTGACGTCCGTCGCGGTGATCGGTGTCGCCTGTTACGTCTTGGTGATGGCCTGTCATTGGCTGGGCAGTGGCCCGGCCAACGCGGACAATCCGGGGTACTCGCTTCTTGGGTTTCAGTTCCAGGGCCTGGGCATGGCGTCGGTGTTCGTGGCAGTCATTTTTGCGTCGATGGCGACTAGTGTTCCCGACACCGTGATGTCGATCCGTGATGCCCGCGACGGCGACTATGACGACGCGGTGGCCAACGCCCTGGGCAGCAATGTGTTCGACATCGGTTTTGCACTCGGGTTGCCTTTGTTCGCTTACACGCTGGCTTTTGGACCGATCCAAATGCCGCCGGAAATCGCACAACCGACGTCGCAGATTTTGTCACTGTTGCTGATCCTGACGACGGCCGCGTTCCTGGTTTACTTCATCGGCCCCCGGACGACCGCCGACGACGGCGCCCGTCTGATCCGCATGGGCCGCCCCAAGGCGACTTGGTTGTTGGCGCTATACGCGACGTTCGTGTTGTACGTCGTCGGCAGCGTGTCCGAATGGGCGTGGACCGAAACGATCTCGTCCTGGCTGACCTACAAATAA